The genomic stretch ACCTGCCCGGGCTGGATCTGAGGCTTCAAAACGTGCTCTACGGCACCACGATAGCCATGAGCTCCTTCATAGGTATAGAGTCCATAGCTCAGGCCTCTGAGGAGATAAAGAGGCCCTACAGGTGGATCCCCCTCGCGACCAAGATGTCCATAATCTCAGTCTTGATATACGTCCTTGGCCTCTCATTCGTGAGCATCGGGAACGTCGGGTGGAGGACCCTCGCCGAGAACAGGGAGATGTCCCTGGCCGTCCTGGCCCTCTCCCTCCCCCTCATCGGTAGGTACGCCTCCATAATCGTCGCCTTCACCGGCTTCCTGGTGACCCTGGCCTCATCCAACACTGGGGTCGTGGGGGCCTCCAGGGTCCTCTACTCGATGGGCAAGTTCAAGCTGATGCCATCATACCTCTCCTCCGTGAGCAGGAGGTTCAGGACCCCGATCAGGACCATATTGCTGGTAGGCATCATTTCGATGATCCTAAGCTTTCTTAGGGAGCTAGAGAGGATAGCTGACGTTTACACGGTGGCGGCGCTGATATCATACCTCCTCGTGAACTACTCCCTCATGAGGATCAGGAAGCTGGAGACGAGGGCCTTCAGGCCCTGGAGGGTGCCTGGGGACGTGAGGATACTCGGAAGGGAGTTGAACCTGGTGGCCCTCATCGGGGTTTCGTCAACGGCCTCCCTCCTGGCCCTGGTCCTCCTCATGCACGAGGTGGGCAGGGTCGTGGGCCTGGTTTGGCTGGCGGCCGGGCTGATCATCTACGCGGCCTACAGGAGGGCAGCGGGCATGGGCTTGCTGGGAAGGATCAGCGCTGAGGCCATCAAGCCCCCTGAGTACAGGAGGGAGGCCCTGGTCCTGCTGAGGCCTTATGAGAGCGAGGATGTAGTTGAGGACATTAAGCGGGGGCTCAAGGGGAGGTACAGGCTCCACCTGGTCACCGTGCTCGATCCCT from Candidatus Korarchaeota archaeon NZ13-K encodes the following:
- a CDS encoding amino acid permease, with product MRLFGAFSMGYADVGADVYAALGIVALFSAGATPLSFLIASIVYVTTGLVYAELSSTYPVAGGAHVFAAKGLNDLFGFIAGWLLILSYIVDISLFAVASAGYLSFLIPGIRELRLSAGPLEVPGITLVAIALICLLLLINLIGIRESALFTEVLVAVDLIVETLLLSLGILNIIRNPSSLLEGMREFGSPEAMGGVVYLPGLDLRLQNVLYGTTIAMSSFIGIESIAQASEEIKRPYRWIPLATKMSIISVLIYVLGLSFVSIGNVGWRTLAENREMSLAVLALSLPLIGRYASIIVAFTGFLVTLASSNTGVVGASRVLYSMGKFKLMPSYLSSVSRRFRTPIRTILLVGIISMILSFLRELERIADVYTVAALISYLLVNYSLMRIRKLETRAFRPWRVPGDVRILGRELNLVALIGVSSTASLLALVLLMHEVGRVVGLVWLAAGLIIYAAYRRAAGMGLLGRISAEAIKPPEYRREALVLLRPYESEDVVEDIKRGLKGRYRLHLVTVLDPSGLRADELIEMKEAVGRSLRAMARELEEGGFDADYRVDFGDPAEVALSLASSDLFDFVIVIVGKGSRKLEEAGVARLLMSRLPGKVMALRR